A genomic window from Labeo rohita strain BAU-BD-2019 chromosome 6, IGBB_LRoh.1.0, whole genome shotgun sequence includes:
- the tlk1b gene encoding serine/threonine-protein kinase tousled-like 1-B: protein MSVQSNSNSSGSLDGAPSCSQFSTGSPTPGSVSPLDICAPRRHKEGMDELHSLDPRRQELLEARFIGAVSGNTGGSTGSASGGPKGLNNNECSSHSFGSLGSSSDKESENSDIKKGGSPAYSTPEKKHSESSRGRKRKVDNQSESSQGKSSGRGPKISDYFDFQGGNGSSPVRGLPPVLRSPQNSHSAPGSIVRQNSSSPTSLCFMDHTMNPKQLSSRSVQTDLTLLKLAALESNKNLDLEKKEGRIDDLLRANCDLRRQIDEQQKLLERFKERLNKCTTMSKKLLIEKSTQEKQSCREKSMQDRLRLGHFTTVRHGASYSEQWTDGYAFQNLVKQQEWINQQREEIERQRKLLAKRKPPSTPSSQSPTPNESKQRKTKAVNGADNDPFLKPSLPTLLTVAEYHEQEEIFKLRLGHLKKEEAEIQAELERLERVRNLHIRELKRINNEDSSQFKDHPTLNERYLLLHLLGRGGFSEVYKAFDLFEQRYAAVKIHQLNKNWREEKKENYHKHACREYRIHKQLDHPRIVKLYDYFSLDTDTFCTVLEFCEGNDLDFYLKQHKLMSEKEARSIVMQIVNALRYLNEIKPPIIHYDLKPGNILLVDGTACGEIKITDFGLSKIMDDDSYGVDGMDLTSQGAGTYWYLPPECFVVGKEPPKISNKVDVWSVGVIFFQCLYGRKPFGHNQSQQDILQENTILKATEVQFPAKPVASNEAKAFIRRCLAYRKEDRFDVHQLGSDSYLLPHMRRSNSSGNLQATPASPASSGIISY, encoded by the exons ATGAGTGTCCAAAGTAACAGCAACAGCAGTGGAAGTTTGGACGGAGCGCCATCTTGCTCTCAGTTCTCGACTGGATCTCCGACCCCGGGCTCAGTTTCTCCGCTCGATATCTGCGCTCCGCGGAGGCACAAGGAAG GTATGGATGAACTGCATTCTCTGGATCCACGCCGGCAGGAGCTTTTGGAGGCACGTTTCATCGGAGCAGTGAGTGGAAATACGGGAGGAAGCACAGGGAGCGCGAGTGGAGGACCTAAA GGTTTGAACAATAACGAATGTTCCAGTCACAGTTTTGGCAGCCTGGGGTCATCTAGTGACAAGGAGTCTGAG AACTCTGACATAAAGAAAGGAGGTTCACCTGCATATTCA ACTCCAGAGAAGAAGCACTCCGAATCATCCAGAGGAAGAAAGAGGAAGGTTGACAACCAGTCAGAGAGCAGCCAAG GAAAGTCTTCCGGCCGAGGCCCCAAGATCAGCGAttattttgat TTCCAGGGAGGAAACGGATCAAGTCCAGTCAGGGGGCTTCCTCCGGTCCTGCGCTCACCACAGAACTCTCACTCTGCACCCGGCTCTATC GTCAGACAGAACAGCTCCTCACCCACCAGCCTGTGTTTCATGGATCACACGATGAATCCAAAACAGCTGAGCAGCAGAAGTGTCCAG ACGGATTTGACACTGTTGAAACTGGCTGCACTTGAGAGCAATAAGAATCTTGACCTTGAGAAGAAGGAGGGCAGAATAGATGATCTACTCAGG GCGAACTGTGACCTCcgcagacagatagatgagcAGCAGAAGCTGCTGGAACGTTTCAAGGAGCGTCTGAACAAATGCACTACGATGAGTAAAAAACTGCTCATTGAGAAG AGCACTCAAGAGAAGCAGTCGTGCCGTGAAAAGAGCATGCAAGACCGACTGCGTCTGGGGCACTTCACCACAGTCCGGCACGGAGCGTCCTACTCGGAACAGTGGACTGATGGATATGCCTTCCAGAACCTGGTCAA GCAGCAGGAATGGATAAACCAGCAGAGGGAAGAGATCGAGAGGCAGCGGAAACTTCTAGCAAAGCGCAAACCTCCCAGCACACCCTCCTCCCAGAGCCCGACCCCTAATGAGTCCAAACAGAGAAAGACCAAAGCCGTCAACGGAGCCGACAACGACCCCTTCCTCAAACCCAGCCTGCCTACACT GCTGACTGTGGCAGAGTATCATGAGCAAGAAGAAATCTTCAAACTGAGACTGGGCCATCTCAAAAAG GAGGAGGCAGAGATCCAGGCGGAGCTGGAGCGGTTGGAGCGCGTGAGGAATCTGCACATTCGAGAACTTAAAAGAATCAACAATGAGGACAGTTCTCA gtTTAAAGACCATCCAACCCTTAATGAAAGGTATCTTCTCTTACACTTGCTGGGAAGAGGAGGTTTCAGTGAAGTTTATaag GCATTTGACCTGTTTGAGCAGCGATATGCTGCTGTGAAGATCCACCAGCTCAACAAGAACTGGAGAGAGGAGAAGAAGGAGAACTACCACAA ACATGCCTGTAGAGAATATAGAATCCACAAGCAACTGGACCATCCCAGAATAGTCAAACTCTACGACTACTTTTCCCTGGACACTGACAC ATTCTGCACTGTTCTTGAGTTCTGTGAGGGGAATGATCTCGACTTCTATCTGAAGCAACACAAGCTGATGTCTGAGAAAGAGGCTCGCTCCATTGTCATGCAGATAGTCAACGCCCTCCGATACCTCAACGAGATCAAACCACCCATCATCCACTACGACCTGAAACCAG GAAATATCCTGTTGGTGGATGGAACAGCATGTGGGGAGATAAAGATCACAGACTTTGGCCTGTCTAAAATCATGGATGACGACAGCTACGGAGTGGACGGGATGGACCTGACATCGCAGGGAGCCGGAACCTACTG GTATTTGCCACCagagtgttttgttgttggtaAAGAACCTCCAAAGATCTCTAATAAAGTAGACGTGTGGTCTGTGGGCGTTATTTTCTTCCAGTGCCTGTATGGACGAAAG CCGTTTGGACATAATCAATCCCAGCAAGACATCCTTCAAGAAAACACCATCCTGAAAGCCACCGAGGTGCAGTTTCCTGCCAAACCCGTGGCGAGCAACGAGGCCAAG GCGTTTATCCGCCGCTGTCTGGCTTACAGGAAGGAGGATCGCTTTGACGTCCATCAGCTGGGTAGCGACTCGTACCTTCTTCCTCACATGAGACGATCCAATTCGTCGGGGAACTTGCAGGCCACGCCCGCAAGCCCCGCCTCTTCAGGAATCATCTCCTACTGA